One Solibacillus sp. FSL R7-0668 genomic region harbors:
- a CDS encoding DUF4279 domain-containing protein — protein MSSCTNIYCSLNFVSDEIVDLKEFRKDFQLYERLTWVKGDLQFPEYDTSARLESSITIRSEISENNDGESIINAFFEDLSQKKERLLQLKEIYSGEIFFEIIINLESDDSPIVRLQSPHLAFLTELDATLDSYVYDYKERA, from the coding sequence TTGAGTTCATGTACAAATATCTATTGTTCACTAAATTTCGTTAGCGATGAAATAGTTGATTTAAAAGAGTTTCGTAAGGATTTTCAGCTATATGAAAGGTTAACGTGGGTAAAAGGTGATTTGCAATTCCCAGAATATGATACATCAGCACGTTTAGAAAGCAGCATTACAATCCGTTCAGAGATTTCCGAGAATAACGATGGTGAATCTATTATAAACGCTTTTTTTGAAGATTTATCACAAAAAAAAGAAAGGCTTTTACAGTTGAAAGAAATATATAGTGGAGAAATATTTTTCGAAATTATTATAAACTTAGAGTCAGATGATTCGCCTATTGTTCGCTTACAGTCACCACATTTAGCTTTCTTAACTGAATTAGACGCAACGTTAGATAGCTATGTGTACGATTATAAAGAAAGAGCCTAA
- a CDS encoding ABC transporter permease — protein MFNKDDFRKIEKNKNHFLLFNITVILFVSGITFTAVIPNLKGFDLATSFVTLGFYILIGNIFVGIFKNNIGLVFIISLILSSLGMGWRLWLEWGEFSLIEHTNVVVIIGYPCILAFIITLIYSVSEKLKTKKIIIVNRD, from the coding sequence ATGTTTAATAAGGATGACTTTAGAAAGATTGAAAAGAATAAAAATCATTTCTTGCTTTTTAACATCACCGTTATTTTATTTGTAAGTGGAATAACTTTCACAGCAGTTATTCCAAACTTAAAAGGTTTTGACTTAGCTACCTCATTTGTCACACTTGGATTTTATATTTTAATTGGAAATATTTTTGTAGGCATTTTTAAAAATAATATCGGATTAGTTTTTATTATTTCTTTAATATTATCTTCATTAGGAATGGGTTGGCGTTTATGGTTAGAGTGGGGCGAGTTTAGTTTAATCGAACATACAAATGTCGTCGTAATTATTGGATATCCTTGTATTTTAGCGTTTATTATCACTTTGATTTATTCTGTTTCTGAAAAATTAAAAACTAAAAAAATCATAATTGTAAATAGAGATTAG
- a CDS encoding zf-HC2 domain-containing protein produces the protein MNCNIIKDLMPSYIDCICSKETVAAIEEHIEQCQKCKETLQLMQQPPVQIVETNVEAAKEPFKLINKKRRYQVIIAILMTFMITTISTLVVQDVGVVNQFFFPMAMGNAVITDDNEEWQSVSFSDDLINYQEYVIYDSLFWKKEIVNHANNESEVLLRVKDAKGNVIIDEILIPPGKSVELEDLKRGEKYYLEIKASPGHFTINAV, from the coding sequence ATGAATTGTAATATTATAAAGGATTTAATGCCGTCCTATATAGATTGTATTTGTAGTAAAGAAACCGTTGCTGCAATTGAAGAACATATTGAACAGTGCCAAAAATGTAAAGAAACTCTGCAACTGATGCAGCAACCACCAGTGCAAATAGTCGAAACAAATGTGGAGGCTGCGAAAGAACCATTTAAGCTCATTAACAAAAAACGACGATATCAAGTTATTATAGCTATTTTGATGACTTTTATGATTACTACAATAAGTACTCTAGTAGTGCAAGATGTAGGGGTTGTTAATCAATTCTTTTTTCCAATGGCTATGGGAAATGCAGTTATAACGGATGACAATGAAGAATGGCAAAGTGTTAGCTTCTCGGATGATTTGATTAATTATCAAGAGTATGTGATATATGATAGTCTTTTTTGGAAAAAAGAGATCGTTAATCATGCGAATAATGAAAGTGAAGTATTACTAAGAGTAAAAGACGCAAAGGGTAATGTAATTATTGATGAAATTCTAATCCCCCCTGGAAAAAGTGTTGAATTAGAAGATTTGAAGAGAGGGGAAAAATATTATTTGGAAATAAAAGCTTCACCTGGGCATTTCACGATTAATGCGGTATAG
- a CDS encoding YolD-like family protein — protein MECRNRDRGTIKWTAMMLPEHVKLLREWHAEDNYLPEPQHDEYDFEELAHQIQTAVQTNSLVHVTYWQNGEAFSVECTVQALPVQSPKLVILSP, from the coding sequence ATGGAGTGTCGGAATCGAGATAGAGGGACGATTAAATGGACGGCGATGATGCTACCAGAACACGTGAAGCTGTTACGTGAATGGCACGCTGAAGATAACTACTTACCTGAGCCGCAGCATGATGAATACGACTTTGAAGAGCTGGCTCACCAAATACAAACGGCTGTACAAACAAATAGCTTAGTACACGTGACCTACTGGCAAAATGGTGAAGCGTTCAGTGTTGAATGTACCGTTCAAGCATTGCCGGTACAATCACCTAAGCTTGTTATTTTGTCACCATAG
- a CDS encoding RNA polymerase sigma factor — protein MEDLSEIYKSYANEVKLFLLCLTSSEDLAEELTQETFYQAVKSIHRYNGKCKISVWLCQIAKHSYFDYLKKAKHRNHTSIDYLTKTGVDIRSKEDLPDIAMIKESTLREIHQEIRQLQEPYAEILLLRITMDLSFKELGDIYEKSENWARVTYYRAKCKLAERVNSDEL, from the coding sequence GTGGAGGATTTAAGTGAAATCTATAAATCCTATGCAAATGAAGTGAAACTTTTTCTTCTTTGTTTGACATCAAGTGAGGATTTAGCAGAAGAATTAACTCAAGAAACATTTTATCAAGCGGTTAAATCTATTCATCGTTACAATGGCAAATGCAAAATTTCGGTTTGGTTATGTCAAATTGCTAAGCACAGCTATTTTGATTATTTAAAGAAGGCAAAGCATCGAAATCATACGAGTATTGATTATTTGACGAAAACAGGTGTTGATATACGTTCAAAGGAAGATTTGCCTGATATCGCAATGATTAAAGAAAGTACATTACGTGAAATCCATCAAGAAATTCGTCAATTACAAGAACCGTATGCTGAAATCCTTTTACTTCGAATAACGATGGATTTAAGTTTTAAGGAACTAGGAGATATCTATGAGAAAAGTGAAAACTGGGCAAGAGTTACATATTATCGTGCAAAATGTAAACTAGCAGAAAGGGTGAATTCAGATGAATTGTAA